A window of Thermococcus sp. genomic DNA:
GAAGCAATCCTCAGTGTTTTCATAGAACTTCTCTCTGAGAATATCGATACATTAATCCTCAGAAAGGCCGGAAGGGGCGAAGCAGAGCTCGTCATGGACAAAGCCCGGGAGGTTCGGGATGGAAGGTTGAGTTTGAAAGCGTTTGAGGAGTTTATGGGGGAAAAAGGCGACCTTAGGAACCCGGGCAGTTTGGCGGACATTACGGCAGTTTCGCTAAGCCTCCTCTTTCTAAGAGGTGCAAGGGTCGAAATGAGGAACGGAAAGGCCTGGCTGGTCACATCACGACGGTGAAACGTTTTGCAGCTGGAGCGTAGCCGAGGGCTTTACTGTCGATAACGACAGCGTCATTTCCAAGCTCATCGAGTATTCTAACCCTTAGCCCAGACAACTCAAGAACTTCCTCGTCGCCACCGAATTCCTCGTTTACCTGAGCCTTTATGAACTCGTAGGCTTTTCTGCCAACAAGAACAACGTCGGGCTCAAAACCATCCAGCTTGAGCTCGTTTGCCTTCTCCTCAACCAAGCTGAGAACTCGTATCAAATCCCCGCGCATTTTCAACACCATTCCTGCTTGGAAATCAATGCTTTAAGGGTTTTGGAAATTAAAGACCAAAAGCCCCTTTAATGCCGTTTATAATCATCTGGACTGCCATGGAAGTGAGAATTAGACCCATCATTCTGGTCAGGACCTTTATACCAACCCTACCGAGACGGGTCTTTATCACGTTTGCCGAACAGAGAACGAGCCAGACCGTGATACCTATGAGAACTATTGTTATCAAGACAGCAACTCTCTCCGAAAAAGTTCCGGCCTTCGCCATATAGAGCATGACCGTTGTTATAGCACCGGGACCGGAAATAAGGGGAATGGCCAGGGGGATTATGGCAACTTCCTCAAGGGTTACCACGTCCTCGTCGAACTCCTCCGTTTCTTCTCTGCTTATTTTGACCGAAGAAAGCCTTCCAGAGAGCATGTCCATGGCCATCCTGAAGAGAAGAATCCCACCTGCTATTGCGAAGGCATCGACGCTCGAACCGAAGAAGCGGAAGATCCACTGGCCGATTAAGGCGAAAACGAGGAGGGTAACAATGACAGTTACTGCCGTCTTTGTGACAATATCCCTTCGCTCCCCCAAACTTAGGTTATGGGTAACGCTCAAGAAGACA
This region includes:
- a CDS encoding family 4A encapsulin nanocompartment shell protein, which encodes MRGDLIRVLSLVEEKANELKLDGFEPDVVLVGRKAYEFIKAQVNEEFGGDEEVLELSGLRVRILDELGNDAVVIDSKALGYAPAAKRFTVVM
- the snatA gene encoding neutral amino acid NAAT transporter SnatA, which produces MIDIITFLKNLILLYGGLFAITNPIGAVPVFLSVTHNLSLGERRDIVTKTAVTVIVTLLVFALIGQWIFRFFGSSVDAFAIAGGILLFRMAMDMLSGRLSSVKISREETEEFDEDVVTLEEVAIIPLAIPLISGPGAITTVMLYMAKAGTFSERVAVLITIVLIGITVWLVLCSANVIKTRLGRVGIKVLTRMMGLILTSMAVQMIINGIKGAFGL